Proteins found in one Schistocerca serialis cubense isolate TAMUIC-IGC-003099 chromosome 5, iqSchSeri2.2, whole genome shotgun sequence genomic segment:
- the LOC126481885 gene encoding transcriptional repressor scratch 2-like, translated as MAQAFVRPEGPVPQVPPSPPQPPPPQSPAPAQAQHACPDCGKRYSTASNLARHRQTHRGPADAKARRCAHCGKVYVSVPAFSMHVRTHAQACRCPYCGKCFSRPWLLQGHIRTHTGEKPFKCTICEKAFADKSNLRAHVQTHSSTKPHVCCRCGKAFALKSYLYKHEESSCVRLHSRAPQCAGVVGAA; from the exons ATGGCGCAGGCTTTTGTTAGACCAGAGGGCCCCGTGCCGCAGGTGCCGCCTtcaccgccgcagccgccgcccccGCAGAGCCCGGCCCCCGCGCAGGCGCAGCACGCGTGCCCGGACTGCGGCAAGCGCTACAGCACGGCCAGCAACCTGGCGCGCCACCGGCAGACGCACCGCGGGCCGGCCGACGCCAAGGCGCGCCGCTGCGCGCACTGCGGCAAGGTGTACGTGTCCGTGCCCGCCTTCTCCATGCACGTGCGCACGCACGCCCAGGCCTGCCGCTGCCCCTACTGCGGCAAGTGCTTCTCCAGGCCCTGGCTCCTGCAGGGCCACATCCGCACCCACACAG GCGAGAAACCGTTCAAGTGCACCATCTGCGAAAAGGCGTTTGCAGACAAGTCTAACCTGCGCGCCCACGTGCAGACGCACTCCAGCACGAAGCCACACGTGTGCTGCCGCTGCGGGAAGGCGTTCGCGCTCAAGTCCTACCTGTACAAGCACGAGGAGTCCTCCTGCGTGCGCCTGCACTCGCGCGCTCCGCAGTGCGCAGGCGTCGTGGGGGCAGCATAG